The following nucleotide sequence is from Oncorhynchus keta strain PuntledgeMale-10-30-2019 unplaced genomic scaffold, Oket_V2 Un_scaffold_17597_pilon_pilon, whole genome shotgun sequence.
GAAGACAGTTCAGCTTGTGTTTCTGCTTCTCTCATCTTCACTGGCTCATTGAGTTGATTGTTAAACGTCAATGTTCAGCAATACTGGGGGTGTGGTCATTTAGTCCAAACAGTTGCGTTTTTGTAattagtttctattggacaactTCAGGTTGGTCCCGCCCCGTTTGGtcgtcataaggtgaatgcaccaatttgtaagtcgctctggataagagcgtctgctaaatgacttaaatgtaatgtaaatgttcctAATGAAAACACCACAGATTTTACTGGGCTAAATCAGTCACTATTAAAAaataaacctctctctctgtctctccccctctctctctcctcccccttctctctctcccctctctctctctctctctctctatctctctctcccctcccccttctctctctctatctctctctctctctctctctctctctctctctctctatctctctcctccccttctctctctatctctctctcccctctctctctctctctcctctctctctctctctctctctctcctctatctctctctctcctccccctctctctctctctctctctctctctctctctctctctcccccttctctctctctctctctcctcccccttctctctctctctctctctctctcctccccctctctctctctctctctctctctctctctctctctctctctccccctatctctctctctcctctatctctctctctctccccttctctctatctctctctctcctccccttctcctatctctctctactccccttctctctctctctctcccctctctcctcctccccttctctctatctctctctctcctctctctctctctctctctttctctctctctctccagatgaacaTGTCTGACTCCAACCCTCCCATATTCCCCCCCGCTCCCCTCTCTGACCCCCCCCACACCGACGCCAACCCCCCAGGAGAAGACGCACACACAGCTCTCCCGCCTCCCACACCCATCCCCCAGCCCTCATTGGCCACGGAGGGTTCCGAGGGCTCTGAGCCAGCCAACCAGGTGGCAGGAGAGGACGTGACCAGGGACGACAGAGATGAGGCTCCTATTGACCAATCAGGGGGCGGAGGCGTGGAGGATCAGGTGACTGAGTGTGGCCAATTGGTGAGCCTGGAGGCGGAGACCGCTGCTGCcgagggggaggaagaggtatGATTGGCTGGTTGGCTGTCGTCATAGTGATGGCATGTTG
It contains:
- the LOC127927799 gene encoding protein NOXP20-like isoform X1; protein product: MMNMSDSNPPIFPPAPLSDPPHTDANPPGEDAHTALPPPTPIPQPSLATEGSEGSEPANQVAGEDVTRDDRDEAPIDQSGGGGVEDQVTECGQLVSLEAETAAAEGEEEDSLQVKGKGWGGWGSWGSLY
- the LOC127927799 gene encoding protein NOXP20-like isoform X2: MNMSDSNPPIFPPAPLSDPPHTDANPPGEDAHTALPPPTPIPQPSLATEGSEGSEPANQVAGEDVTRDDRDEAPIDQSGGGGVEDQVTECGQLVSLEAETAAAEGEEEDSLQVKGKGWGGWGSWGSLY